Proteins from a genomic interval of Symmachiella macrocystis:
- a CDS encoding tetratricopeptide repeat protein produces the protein MNEEAKPVWLTIKTSGALHLNAALGRLRSAVWAEEHLKRLEERGLGDLFHHVTCPNCQSIIDLTGKPETPQVSCQFCNTISTITTHSDNGDEFEPQVDRNYCLCDKCGKYSNPKELGLFNFYFLVVVIGYRYRKIWMCPCCAREDALFNFLANLPFLLGIPPSLRELCRCYFPHEDIKLFKGLDRANRRAWKGDLDGAIAGYQKILFRRPISAGIRYNIGLALRTQERIADAVQMYESVLEDCSNFRPAAVALMTCYHELNESKKLAALKAQWSGGDDGPAIDSEVN, from the coding sequence GTGAACGAAGAAGCAAAACCGGTTTGGCTGACGATCAAGACATCTGGTGCCCTTCACTTAAACGCAGCACTTGGTCGCTTGCGTAGTGCAGTTTGGGCTGAAGAGCATTTGAAACGGCTTGAGGAACGAGGGTTAGGTGACTTGTTTCACCATGTCACCTGCCCCAATTGCCAATCCATCATTGATCTGACCGGCAAGCCAGAGACTCCGCAGGTTAGCTGCCAGTTTTGCAATACGATCTCTACCATAACCACGCATTCCGATAACGGCGACGAATTTGAACCGCAAGTTGATCGCAATTATTGCTTGTGCGACAAGTGCGGCAAATACAGCAATCCCAAGGAGTTGGGCCTCTTCAATTTTTATTTTTTGGTAGTGGTCATCGGGTACCGGTACCGCAAGATTTGGATGTGTCCGTGCTGTGCTCGAGAAGACGCTTTGTTCAATTTTTTGGCCAACCTACCTTTTCTCTTGGGAATTCCTCCGTCCCTGAGGGAATTGTGCCGGTGTTATTTCCCGCATGAAGACATCAAATTGTTTAAAGGTCTGGATCGCGCGAACCGTCGGGCTTGGAAAGGCGACTTGGACGGGGCCATCGCCGGATACCAAAAAATATTATTCCGTAGGCCAATTTCCGCGGGAATACGTTACAACATCGGTTTGGCGTTACGGACGCAAGAGCGAATCGCCGACGCCGTACAAATGTATGAGTCGGTATTAGAGGATTGTTCCAACTTCCGCCCCGCTGCCGTGGCGTTGATGACGTGTTATCATGAACTCAATGAATCCAAAAAACTGGCAGCATTGAAGGCCCAATGGAGCGGTGGGGATGACGGACCAGCGATCGATTCAGAAGTCAACTGA
- a CDS encoding trans-sulfuration enzyme family protein, whose amino-acid sequence MKFETRCVHTGVYKDEAYNSATTPIYPTSTFVWDAIDKNRGYDYTRSGNPTRRALEENITSLEGGIDCRCVATGMAAITTALQLFKPGDHIISGDDIYGGTFRLFHNVLSERGLEFTFVKMTDLDAVRAAVRPETKCIWIETPSNPLMNIIDMAAVAEIAKQAGAISIADNTFMSPYFQRPFEFGVDIIVHSMTKYLNGHSDVVGGCVVTRDEQQAERVNYLQNAMGMGCSPFDAWLVLRGIKTLAPRMQAHQRGATALAEMLHEHPAIERVYYPGLPSHPGHELAKKQMTGFGGMLSVDVKGGRTVAERLVTKTELFLLAESLGGTESLIEYPAEMSHASMTPAARLAAGISENTVRISVGIEHPDDLIADMRQALDG is encoded by the coding sequence ATGAAATTTGAAACGCGTTGCGTCCATACGGGCGTCTATAAAGACGAAGCTTACAACAGCGCCACCACGCCGATTTATCCCACCTCCACGTTCGTCTGGGACGCCATCGACAAGAACCGCGGCTATGACTACACGCGTAGCGGAAATCCCACGCGGCGGGCCTTGGAAGAGAATATCACCTCGCTGGAAGGGGGCATCGATTGCCGCTGTGTGGCGACCGGCATGGCGGCCATTACTACGGCGCTACAACTCTTCAAGCCGGGCGATCATATTATTTCCGGCGATGATATTTATGGCGGCACGTTTCGATTGTTTCACAATGTGCTGTCTGAGCGGGGGCTGGAATTTACGTTCGTGAAGATGACCGACCTCGATGCGGTACGCGCGGCCGTGCGACCGGAAACCAAATGCATTTGGATCGAAACTCCCAGCAATCCTCTGATGAACATCATCGACATGGCGGCCGTGGCGGAGATCGCCAAGCAGGCCGGCGCAATTTCCATTGCCGACAACACGTTCATGTCTCCCTACTTTCAGCGGCCGTTTGAATTCGGTGTCGATATCATCGTGCACTCGATGACCAAGTATCTCAACGGTCATTCCGATGTCGTCGGCGGTTGTGTCGTGACGCGCGATGAGCAACAGGCGGAGCGGGTCAACTATCTACAAAACGCGATGGGCATGGGCTGTTCGCCGTTTGATGCTTGGCTGGTGTTGCGGGGGATTAAAACCCTCGCGCCGCGGATGCAGGCGCATCAGCGCGGCGCTACCGCATTGGCGGAAATGCTGCATGAGCATCCGGCGATCGAGCGGGTCTATTACCCCGGCTTGCCGTCGCATCCCGGTCACGAATTGGCCAAAAAACAAATGACCGGCTTCGGCGGCATGCTCAGCGTCGACGTCAAAGGAGGCCGCACGGTCGCCGAACGGTTGGTGACGAAGACCGAATTGTTCTTGTTGGCCGAATCATTGGGCGGAACGGAATCGTTGATCGAATATCCAGCGGAAATGAGCCACGCCTCCATGACGCCCGCAGCTCGACTGGCCGCCGGAATTAGCGAAAACACGGTACGGATTTCCGTAGGGATCGAACACCCGGATGATCTCATTGCGGATATGCGACAAGCGTTGGACGGTTAG
- the cysK gene encoding cysteine synthase A, whose amino-acid sequence MPIFKDNAESIGRTPLVKINRLTEGLDATILAKIEGRNPAYSVKCRIGAAMIWDAEKSGKLKPGMKVVEPTSGNTGIALAYVCAAKGYPLTLTMPETMSIERRMMLKSFGAELILTPGPEGMNGAINKATEIAESPEYYMPQQFKNPANPEIHFKTTGPEIWDDTEGNIDIFVAGVGTGGTITGVTRYLKNEKKHPVKSIAVEPTHSPILSGGKPGPHKIQGIGAGFVPDILDVSLIDEVVQVTNEESFETARRIAREEGITCGISCGAAMAAALKVAAQPESAGKTIVVVLPDSGERYLSTPLFTES is encoded by the coding sequence ATGCCAATTTTTAAGGACAATGCCGAATCGATCGGGCGGACGCCGCTCGTTAAAATCAATCGGCTGACTGAAGGACTCGATGCGACGATTCTGGCCAAGATCGAAGGCCGCAATCCCGCTTATAGCGTCAAATGCCGGATCGGGGCGGCTATGATCTGGGACGCCGAAAAATCGGGCAAACTCAAACCGGGGATGAAAGTCGTCGAACCGACCAGCGGCAATACCGGGATCGCACTGGCGTATGTCTGCGCCGCCAAGGGCTATCCGCTCACCTTGACGATGCCCGAAACGATGTCGATCGAACGTCGCATGATGCTCAAGTCGTTCGGTGCGGAGTTGATCCTCACGCCCGGTCCTGAAGGGATGAACGGTGCGATTAACAAAGCGACGGAAATCGCCGAGAGTCCTGAATACTACATGCCGCAGCAATTCAAAAACCCGGCCAACCCCGAAATCCACTTTAAGACCACCGGCCCGGAAATCTGGGATGATACCGAAGGCAACATTGACATCTTCGTCGCCGGCGTGGGAACGGGGGGCACGATCACCGGCGTGACGCGCTACCTCAAAAATGAGAAAAAGCATCCGGTCAAATCGATCGCCGTGGAACCCACCCACAGCCCGATCCTCTCTGGCGGCAAGCCGGGGCCGCACAAGATCCAAGGCATCGGTGCCGGATTTGTTCCCGATATTTTGGATGTGTCACTGATCGACGAAGTCGTGCAGGTCACCAACGAAGAGTCGTTTGAAACCGCGCGGCGAATTGCCCGTGAAGAGGGAATCACCTGTGGCATCAGCTGTGGAGCCGCCATGGCCGCCGCACTGAAAGTCGCCGCTCAGCCCGAAAGCGCCGGAAAAACGATCGTCGTTGTGTTGCCTGACTCGGGTGAACGGTATTTGTCGACGCCGCTGTTTACCGAATCGTAA
- a CDS encoding HEAT repeat domain-containing protein, producing MSVIANLTADDSAEKSQRPWRVCTTIVAFGLTIWFLIAMNVGGSNIAISSTSYGFPLTFVRVYQLGPVIPLNMVLAHESILSQFFMRALVFNVVLAIVTVAAVTFSLHRLSATWTAGEHVAFYALSVAICFPLLVDVPSSIAWLFLLAYLLAIPFAFFCFTAYAVHCGAMRLLGNRLSWLGFLCVACSFVGFYYWTDRNDMYIDPDSEDAAALIEHFSSDDPRLRLLAIRAIKRLPAGDDSIVEPVLDLISDEDYLVRSEAVSVVTQLGTDSVQSVPALVEVLHDDDVGSLAAHALGEFGPAANAAVPALRNELQTAKGYETLSICKALWLIDGKASVVIPPLIELLEDDFGPIRRDAAEILGQIGPAAKAAVPTLVGMVQYSPPPQEDPPLVPSADVSGGEPIAVAMTDQEFYPQIRAAAAEALKKIDAQAATRAGVE from the coding sequence ATGTCGGTTATTGCCAATTTGACGGCGGACGACTCAGCGGAGAAATCGCAACGACCGTGGCGCGTCTGCACCACCATTGTTGCTTTTGGTTTAACAATTTGGTTTCTCATCGCTATGAACGTCGGTGGGAGTAATATTGCGATCAGCTCGACGAGCTATGGATTTCCGCTGACATTTGTTCGAGTCTATCAGCTAGGTCCAGTCATTCCGCTCAACATGGTGCTTGCGCATGAGTCGATTCTGTCCCAGTTCTTTATGCGTGCCCTCGTTTTCAACGTCGTTCTTGCGATCGTCACGGTCGCAGCTGTTACGTTCTCCCTGCATCGGTTGTCTGCGACATGGACTGCGGGAGAACACGTTGCCTTCTATGCGCTCAGCGTAGCGATCTGCTTTCCTTTGCTCGTCGATGTCCCCAGCTCGATTGCATGGCTGTTTCTGCTTGCCTATCTATTAGCGATTCCGTTCGCGTTTTTCTGCTTTACGGCATACGCGGTTCATTGTGGGGCAATGCGTTTGTTGGGGAATCGTCTCAGTTGGCTGGGTTTTCTTTGTGTGGCGTGCTCATTCGTGGGGTTTTACTATTGGACGGACCGCAATGACATGTACATCGACCCCGATTCGGAGGACGCTGCAGCCTTAATTGAACATTTTTCCAGTGACGATCCTCGTTTACGGCTACTCGCGATTCGAGCAATCAAACGTCTCCCTGCAGGTGACGACTCCATCGTCGAGCCGGTATTGGATTTGATTTCGGATGAGGACTATCTTGTTCGATCAGAGGCGGTTTCCGTTGTCACCCAACTCGGGACAGATTCTGTCCAGTCTGTCCCGGCACTTGTGGAGGTACTACATGACGACGACGTTGGCTCATTAGCAGCCCATGCGTTGGGAGAATTTGGACCCGCCGCCAACGCCGCGGTTCCCGCTCTTCGCAATGAACTCCAAACAGCGAAGGGATATGAAACACTCAGTATTTGCAAAGCCCTTTGGTTGATCGATGGAAAAGCGTCCGTTGTAATACCTCCGCTGATTGAACTACTTGAAGATGATTTCGGTCCCATCCGACGAGACGCTGCCGAAATTCTTGGCCAGATTGGCCCTGCTGCGAAGGCAGCAGTACCAACCCTGGTTGGAATGGTGCAGTATTCGCCACCACCCCAAGAGGATCCTCCACTAGTTCCATCAGCAGATGTTTCCGGCGGCGAGCCGATTGCTGTGGCAATGACCGATCAAGAGTTTTATCCCCAAATACGTGCAGCTGCGGCCGAAGCTCTCAAGAAGATTGACGCTCAAGCCGCAACACGTGCGGGTGTGGAGTAG
- a CDS encoding lactoylglutathione lyase family protein, producing MTFPRTFSHIGISVTDLDQAIDFYTNTLGWYVIMPATEVVSDDSAIGVMCDDVFGEGWGRFRIAHLATGDRIGIELFEFENAQKPENNFEYWKTGVFHFCVQDPDVEGLAKRIVENGGKQRMPVREYYPGEKPYRMVYCEDPFGNLIEIYSHGYELTYSAGAYQGDSD from the coding sequence ATGACATTTCCTCGAACATTTTCGCACATCGGTATTTCTGTGACGGATTTAGACCAGGCCATCGATTTCTATACCAATACGTTAGGGTGGTACGTCATCATGCCCGCCACTGAAGTTGTGTCAGATGATTCCGCTATTGGTGTGATGTGCGATGATGTGTTCGGCGAAGGTTGGGGCCGATTTCGAATTGCGCACTTAGCCACCGGTGATAGAATCGGCATTGAGTTATTCGAGTTTGAGAATGCACAAAAGCCTGAGAATAATTTTGAATACTGGAAAACAGGGGTGTTCCACTTTTGTGTCCAAGACCCCGATGTGGAGGGGCTCGCAAAGAGAATCGTCGAGAATGGAGGCAAGCAGAGAATGCCCGTCCGCGAGTATTATCCCGGTGAAAAGCCCTACCGGATGGTTTACTGCGAAGACCCCTTTGGTAACCTGATCGAAATCTATTCTCACGGCTACGAACTTACTTACTCGGCGGGCGCATACCAAGGCGATTCTGATTGA
- a CDS encoding threonine synthase: MHTSLTCAACGLDHAVDQLQNLCTACGKPLLAGYDLAALRESFTPDAVRRRATRSMWRFADVLPVDDVSDAVSLGEGQTPLLRLERRGAFAEFENLFVKDEAFNPTGSFKARGMAAAVTRAVALGAKVVALPSAGNAAGAATYYANRAGIECYLFMPEDTPPANIIESVVGGANVFLVNGLISDCGKLVKQGCEQFGWFDLSTLKEPFRIEGKKTMGYELAFDMADAAQATQLQLPDVIFYPTGGGTGLIGMWKAFDEMQQLGWIGPERPRMVVVQAENCAPVVRAFEQGADHAEMFANASTVASGLRVPAAVGDFIMLRVLRESNGTALTISDADLLDGVREFATQQGIYACPEGGAVWKAAQHLLKTGWLKPDEKIVLFNTGSGLKYNHLFPVGDLPVLDHTDPNCLDCVGG; encoded by the coding sequence GTGCATACCTCCCTGACCTGTGCTGCGTGCGGCTTGGATCATGCGGTTGATCAACTTCAGAATCTGTGTACCGCTTGCGGCAAACCGTTGTTGGCTGGGTATGATCTGGCGGCGCTGCGCGAGTCGTTTACGCCTGACGCCGTTCGCCGCCGTGCGACGCGGTCGATGTGGCGGTTTGCTGATGTGTTGCCGGTTGATGATGTCAGCGACGCTGTTTCATTGGGCGAGGGGCAGACGCCGCTGTTGCGACTGGAACGCCGCGGCGCGTTTGCGGAGTTTGAGAATCTGTTCGTCAAGGACGAAGCATTTAACCCCACCGGCAGCTTCAAAGCCCGTGGCATGGCGGCGGCGGTGACGCGGGCCGTCGCGCTGGGGGCCAAGGTGGTTGCGCTTCCCTCTGCCGGAAACGCTGCTGGGGCGGCGACGTATTATGCGAATCGCGCCGGGATTGAATGCTATCTGTTCATGCCCGAAGACACGCCGCCGGCGAACATTATCGAAAGTGTTGTGGGCGGAGCGAATGTGTTTTTGGTGAATGGGTTGATCAGCGATTGTGGCAAGTTGGTCAAACAAGGCTGCGAGCAATTCGGGTGGTTCGATCTTTCGACACTCAAAGAGCCGTTTCGTATCGAAGGCAAAAAGACGATGGGTTACGAACTTGCCTTCGACATGGCCGATGCCGCTCAAGCCACACAACTGCAATTGCCGGACGTGATTTTTTATCCCACCGGCGGCGGCACGGGTTTGATTGGGATGTGGAAGGCGTTTGACGAAATGCAACAACTGGGTTGGATCGGTCCGGAGCGACCGCGGATGGTGGTGGTCCAAGCAGAGAACTGCGCCCCGGTCGTCCGCGCGTTTGAGCAGGGAGCCGACCATGCGGAGATGTTCGCCAATGCGTCAACAGTCGCCTCGGGCTTACGGGTCCCGGCAGCGGTCGGCGATTTCATCATGCTCCGCGTCCTCCGCGAATCAAACGGCACAGCCCTGACCATCAGCGACGCCGACCTGCTCGACGGCGTAAGAGAATTCGCCACCCAACAAGGAATCTACGCCTGCCCCGAAGGGGGAGCGGTCTGGAAAGCAGCGCAACACCTCTTAAAAACCGGCTGGCTAAAACCGGACGAAAAAATCGTGCTCTTCAACACCGGCAGCGGGTTAAAATACAACCACCTCTTCCCGGTCGGAGATTTACCGGTGTTGGATCATACCGATCCGAATTGTTTGGATTGTGTTGGGGGGTGA
- the thrC gene encoding threonine synthase has translation MDEVHTGCPTCGSLLDVRYDWDRVAVPGSLREFEGRWSTRRNPLDFSGVWRFRELLPFAPEDKIVTIGEGQTILQQSNSVARYCGMNDSSLFLQYEGLNPSGSFKDNGMTAAVTHAHMVGATQAACASTGNTSASLAIFGSCTGLLRVLVFIGSGKIAYGKLSQALDYNAKTIQLEGDFDDAMQRVREVCSQAGIYLCNSLNPFRLEGQKAIIFRILESLAWEPPDWIVVPGGNLGNTSAFGKALLELKELGLINRLPRLAVINAAGANTLHELYERDGLRWNHGRPDATVREDYFVAMEAGGRRAATLASAIEINRPVNLNKALRALDACDGVVREVGDQEILDGKAQVGAGGFGCEPASGASVAGVKQLREEGVIAASDRVVCILTGHQLKDPNVTVAYHSGKSDDFDRLLRPSGVNEAVHANSPVAVENDLEKIMEVVSRF, from the coding sequence GTGGACGAAGTGCATACCGGCTGCCCGACGTGTGGGAGCCTGTTGGATGTGCGGTATGACTGGGACCGTGTGGCGGTGCCGGGGTCGTTGCGGGAGTTTGAAGGGCGATGGAGTACGCGACGCAATCCGCTCGATTTCAGCGGCGTCTGGCGGTTTCGGGAGTTGCTGCCGTTTGCTCCGGAGGACAAAATCGTCACTATCGGCGAAGGGCAAACGATCCTGCAGCAGTCGAATTCCGTCGCCCGTTATTGCGGCATGAATGACAGCAGTCTGTTTTTGCAATACGAAGGTTTGAATCCCTCGGGCAGCTTTAAGGACAACGGCATGACGGCCGCGGTAACGCATGCCCACATGGTGGGAGCGACGCAGGCCGCCTGTGCTTCGACCGGCAACACGAGCGCGTCGTTGGCCATCTTTGGGAGTTGCACCGGGCTGTTGCGGGTGTTGGTGTTTATCGGCAGCGGCAAAATCGCCTATGGAAAATTGTCGCAGGCGCTGGATTACAATGCCAAGACGATTCAACTCGAAGGGGATTTCGACGATGCGATGCAGCGGGTCCGCGAGGTGTGTTCGCAAGCAGGGATCTATCTGTGCAACAGCCTCAACCCGTTTCGGCTGGAAGGTCAAAAGGCGATCATCTTTCGCATTCTCGAATCGCTCGCTTGGGAGCCGCCCGATTGGATCGTGGTGCCCGGGGGAAATCTGGGCAACACCAGCGCCTTCGGCAAAGCCTTGCTGGAGCTGAAGGAATTGGGACTGATCAACCGCTTGCCGCGACTAGCGGTGATCAATGCGGCGGGGGCGAATACGTTGCACGAATTGTACGAACGCGACGGTTTGCGGTGGAACCATGGACGCCCCGACGCCACCGTGCGTGAGGATTATTTTGTGGCGATGGAGGCGGGCGGGCGCCGCGCTGCGACATTGGCCTCGGCCATCGAAATCAATCGGCCGGTCAATTTGAACAAAGCCCTGCGGGCGCTAGATGCGTGTGACGGTGTCGTTCGCGAGGTGGGCGACCAAGAAATTTTAGACGGCAAAGCCCAAGTCGGCGCCGGCGGCTTTGGTTGTGAACCGGCCAGCGGAGCCAGTGTGGCCGGGGTGAAGCAACTCCGCGAAGAAGGAGTGATTGCGGCGAGCGATCGCGTGGTGTGTATTTTGACCGGACACCAATTGAAGGATCCCAACGTCACGGTGGCGTATCACAGCGGAAAATCGGACGATTTTGATCGGCTGTTACGCCCCAGCGGCGTGAATGAGGCGGTCCACGCCAATTCGCCCGTTGCCGTAGAAAACGATTTAGAAAAAATCATGGAAGTCGTTTCCCGTTTCTAG